In a single window of the Ruminococcus albus 7 = DSM 20455 genome:
- the tuf gene encoding elongation factor Tu → MAKAHFERTKPHVNIGTIGHVDHGKTTLTAAITKTLAMKGQAKFEAYDMIDKAPEERERGITINTAHVEYETDKRHYAHVDCPGHADYVKNMITGAAQMDGAILVCAASDGPMAQTREHILLARQVGVPAIVVFMNKADQVDDPELLELVEMDIRDLLSSYDFPGDDTPIIVGSALAALEAPDDLSDPAYEPIIKLMDAVDEYIPTPERDDAKPFLMPVEDTMTISGRGTVVTGRVERGVLNTGETVEIVGLSDEKQSTVVTGIEMFRKTLDSAMAGDNIGALLRGITRDQVERGQVLCKPGSIHPHTKFSGQVYVLKKEEGGRHTPFFNNYRPQFYFRTTDVTGIISLPADKEMCMPGDNVTMDVELITPIAIEEGLRFAIREGGRTVGSGVVTAINE, encoded by the coding sequence ATGGCAAAGGCACATTTTGAAAGAACCAAGCCCCACGTTAACATTGGTACCATCGGTCACGTTGACCACGGTAAGACTACCCTGACAGCTGCTATCACCAAGACACTGGCTATGAAGGGTCAGGCTAAGTTTGAGGCTTATGACATGATCGATAAGGCTCCCGAGGAGAGAGAGAGAGGTATCACAATCAATACCGCTCACGTTGAGTATGAGACTGATAAGAGACACTATGCTCACGTTGACTGCCCCGGCCACGCTGACTACGTTAAGAACATGATCACAGGTGCTGCTCAGATGGACGGCGCTATCCTGGTTTGTGCTGCTTCTGACGGCCCTATGGCTCAGACAAGAGAGCACATCCTGCTGGCTCGTCAGGTTGGCGTTCCTGCAATCGTTGTATTCATGAACAAGGCTGACCAGGTTGACGATCCTGAGCTGCTCGAGCTGGTTGAGATGGATATCAGAGATCTGCTGAGCTCTTATGATTTCCCTGGCGATGATACTCCTATCATCGTTGGTTCTGCTCTGGCTGCTCTTGAAGCTCCCGATGACCTGAGCGATCCTGCTTACGAGCCTATCATCAAGCTGATGGACGCTGTTGACGAGTACATTCCTACTCCTGAGAGAGACGACGCTAAGCCTTTCCTGATGCCTGTTGAGGATACTATGACCATCTCCGGCCGTGGTACCGTTGTTACAGGTAGAGTTGAGAGAGGTGTTCTGAACACTGGTGAGACCGTTGAGATCGTTGGTCTGTCTGATGAGAAGCAGTCCACAGTTGTAACCGGTATCGAGATGTTCAGAAAGACTCTGGATTCCGCTATGGCTGGTGATAACATCGGCGCTCTGCTCCGTGGTATCACAAGAGATCAGGTTGAAAGAGGTCAGGTTCTTTGTAAGCCCGGCTCCATTCACCCCCACACTAAGTTCAGCGGTCAGGTTTACGTTCTGAAGAAGGAAGAGGGCGGCCGTCATACTCCTTTCTTCAACAACTACAGACCTCAGTTCTATTTCAGAACAACTGACGTTACCGGTATCATCTCTCTGCCTGCTGACAAGGAGATGTGCATGCCTGGTGATAACGTAACTATGGACGTTGAGCTGATCACTCCTATCGCTATTGAAGAGGGTCTGCGTTTCGCTATCCGTGAGGGTGGTAGAACTGTAGGTTCCGGCGTTGTTACTGCTATCAACGAATAA
- the fusA gene encoding elongation factor G — MARETKLQDYRNIGIMAHIDAGKTTTTERILFYTGVNYKIGETHDGASTMDWMAQEKERGITITSAATTCYWKGHRLNIIDTPGHVDFTVEVERSLRVLDGSVTVLCAKGGVEPQTETVWRQADNYKVPRMVYVNKMDIMGADFYNVLNMLHERLQCNAVPIQLPIGAEEDFKGIIDLLEMKAYIYYDDLGKDIRCEDIPADMQEKAEQYRADLIEHLAEVDDDLAEKFFADEEITIEEMKTVIRKSTIANTMVPVTCGTSYKNKGVQKLLDAIVDYMPSPIDVPHIKGVNPDTGEECERISGDDQPFAALAFKIATDPFVGKLAYFRVYSGVLAAGSTVYNSTKDKDERIGRIVQMHSNDRKDIDTIYAGDIGAAIGLKNTTTGDTLCDEKNPVILESMEFPEPVIQLAIEPKTKAGQEKMGIALAKLAEEDPTFRTYTSEETGQTIIAGMGELHLEIIVDRLLREFKVEANVGAPQVSYKETITKEANVDYKYAKQSGGKGQYGHVKINVFPNESGAGYEFVNKVVGGSIPKEYIPAVDAGIKGAMESGVLAGFQVVDCKVELYDGSYHEVDSSEMAFKIAGSMAFKEAMKKAAPIILEPIMKVSVIAPDDYLGTVIGDLNSRRGQILGQEQRTGAVQVDALVPLSEMFGYSNDLRSKTQGRGQYAMEPHSYTQVPKSIADKIMTSRAKD, encoded by the coding sequence ATGGCTAGAGAAACTAAGCTCCAGGATTACCGTAATATCGGTATCATGGCACACATCGACGCCGGTAAGACAACTACTACTGAGCGTATCCTGTTCTATACCGGTGTTAACTACAAGATCGGTGAGACACACGACGGTGCATCTACAATGGACTGGATGGCACAGGAGAAGGAGAGAGGTATCACTATCACCTCTGCTGCTACTACTTGCTACTGGAAGGGTCACAGACTCAACATTATAGATACTCCCGGCCACGTTGACTTCACCGTTGAAGTTGAAAGATCTCTGAGAGTTCTCGACGGTTCAGTTACCGTTCTTTGTGCAAAGGGCGGCGTTGAGCCCCAGACCGAGACTGTATGGAGACAGGCTGACAACTATAAGGTACCTCGTATGGTATACGTCAACAAGATGGATATCATGGGTGCTGATTTCTATAACGTACTGAATATGCTCCACGAGAGACTTCAGTGCAACGCTGTTCCGATCCAGCTGCCTATCGGCGCTGAGGAAGATTTCAAGGGCATCATCGATCTCCTTGAGATGAAGGCGTACATTTATTATGATGATCTGGGCAAGGATATCAGATGTGAGGATATCCCCGCTGATATGCAGGAAAAGGCTGAGCAGTACAGAGCTGACCTGATCGAGCATCTGGCAGAAGTTGATGACGATCTGGCTGAGAAGTTCTTCGCTGATGAGGAGATCACCATCGAAGAGATGAAGACTGTTATCAGAAAGTCCACCATCGCTAACACAATGGTTCCTGTTACTTGTGGTACTTCCTACAAGAACAAGGGCGTACAGAAGCTGCTCGACGCTATCGTTGACTATATGCCTTCTCCTATCGACGTTCCCCACATCAAGGGTGTTAACCCTGATACAGGTGAGGAGTGCGAGAGAATTTCAGGCGACGATCAGCCTTTCGCAGCACTGGCATTCAAGATCGCTACAGACCCCTTCGTTGGTAAGCTGGCATACTTCAGAGTATACTCCGGTGTACTGGCAGCAGGTTCTACCGTTTACAACTCCACCAAGGATAAGGACGAGAGAATCGGACGTATCGTTCAGATGCACTCCAACGACAGAAAGGATATCGATACCATCTATGCAGGTGATATCGGTGCAGCTATCGGTCTGAAGAATACTACTACAGGTGATACTCTCTGCGACGAGAAGAACCCTGTTATACTGGAATCCATGGAATTCCCTGAGCCTGTTATCCAGCTCGCTATCGAGCCTAAGACCAAGGCAGGTCAGGAGAAGATGGGTATCGCGCTGGCTAAGCTGGCAGAAGAAGACCCGACCTTCAGAACTTATACTTCCGAAGAGACAGGTCAGACCATTATCGCAGGTATGGGTGAGCTCCATCTGGAGATCATCGTTGACAGACTGCTGAGAGAGTTCAAGGTTGAGGCTAACGTTGGTGCACCTCAGGTATCCTATAAGGAGACTATCACCAAGGAAGCTAACGTTGACTACAAGTACGCTAAGCAGTCAGGTGGTAAGGGTCAGTACGGTCACGTTAAGATCAATGTATTCCCCAATGAGAGCGGCGCAGGCTACGAGTTCGTAAACAAGGTAGTCGGCGGTTCTATCCCCAAGGAGTACATCCCTGCTGTTGACGCAGGTATCAAGGGCGCTATGGAGAGCGGCGTACTCGCAGGCTTCCAGGTTGTTGACTGTAAGGTTGAACTGTATGACGGTTCTTACCACGAAGTTGACTCCTCTGAAATGGCGTTCAAGATCGCAGGTTCTATGGCATTCAAGGAGGCTATGAAGAAGGCTGCTCCTATAATCCTTGAGCCTATCATGAAGGTATCCGTAATAGCTCCCGATGATTATCTAGGTACTGTTATCGGTGACCTGAACTCCAGACGTGGTCAGATCCTCGGTCAGGAGCAGAGAACAGGTGCTGTTCAGGTTGACGCTCTTGTTCCTCTGTCTGAGATGTTCGGTTATTCCAACGACCTGAGATCCAAGACTCAGGGCCGTGGTCAGTATGCTATGGAACCCCACAGCTATACTCAGGTACCGAAGTCTATCGCTGACAAGATCATGACTTCCAGAGCTAAAGACTGA
- the rpsG gene encoding 30S ribosomal protein S7, with protein sequence MPRRGRVTKRDVLQDPVYNSKLVTRLVNNIMLDGKKGVAQKIVYGAFEIVEEKTGRPALEVFEEAMNNIMPELEVKARRVGGATYQVPMEVRPDRRQTLGLRWITKYSRERHEDTMKEKLAAEILDALNGVGGSCKKRDDTHKMAEANKAFAHYRW encoded by the coding sequence GTGCCAAGAAGAGGTAGAGTTACTAAGAGAGACGTGCTCCAGGATCCTGTATACAACAGCAAGCTGGTTACACGTCTGGTAAACAACATCATGCTCGACGGTAAGAAGGGTGTTGCCCAGAAGATCGTTTACGGAGCATTCGAGATCGTAGAGGAAAAGACAGGCCGTCCTGCTCTCGAGGTTTTCGAGGAGGCTATGAACAATATCATGCCTGAGCTGGAGGTAAAGGCTCGCCGTGTCGGCGGTGCTACCTATCAGGTCCCCATGGAGGTTAGACCTGACAGACGTCAGACACTCGGTCTGAGATGGATCACTAAGTATTCTCGTGAAAGACACGAGGATACCATGAAGGAAAAGCTCGCAGCTGAGATCCTCGACGCTCTTAACGGTGTAGGCGGTTCATGCAAGAAGCGTGACGACACACACAAGATGGCTGAAGCTAACAAGGCTTTCGCTCATTACAGATGGTAA
- the rpsL gene encoding 30S ribosomal protein S12 → MPTFNQLVRKGRNVLADKSTAPALQKGFNAKKKRVIDQSCPQKRGVCTVVRTATPKKPNSAMRKVARVKLTNGYEVTAYIPGIGHNLQEHSVVFIRGGRVKDLPGVRYHIIRGTLDAQGVAKRMQARSKYGAKKPKAGAAK, encoded by the coding sequence ATGCCAACCTTTAACCAGTTAGTAAGAAAGGGCAGAAACGTACTTGCAGACAAGTCTACAGCTCCTGCTCTCCAGAAGGGCTTCAATGCCAAGAAGAAGAGAGTTATCGATCAGAGCTGTCCTCAGAAGAGAGGCGTATGCACAGTTGTCAGAACAGCTACTCCTAAGAAGCCTAACTCCGCAATGAGAAAGGTAGCCAGAGTAAAGCTGACCAACGGCTACGAGGTAACTGCATACATCCCCGGCATTGGTCATAACCTTCAGGAGCACTCTGTTGTTTTCATCAGAGGCGGAAGAGTTAAGGACCTCCCTGGTGTAAGATACCACATCATCCGCGGTACTCTTGATGCACAGGGCGTTGCTAAGAGAATGCAGGCTAGATCCAAGTACGGCGCTAAGAAGCCTAAGGCAGGCGCTGCTAAGTAA
- a CDS encoding RNA polymerase sigma factor, giving the protein MADILSDYEELLKEYSDMVTRLCVMHTGDMSDAEDVYQTVFFKLYKELKKGVIPNPKAWLLRVTVNECSSLWRYRLRRNTLSLEDVSDIPVQPADREIWQLVMELPPKYRDVIYLYYYEELTADEIAEVTKTRPSTVRSQLKRGREKLKGQLEQEGSGRYETDEIFG; this is encoded by the coding sequence ATGGCTGATATCCTAAGCGATTATGAAGAGTTGTTAAAAGAGTACAGCGACATGGTCACAAGACTTTGTGTGATGCATACCGGGGATATGTCCGATGCGGAGGACGTATATCAGACGGTGTTCTTCAAGCTGTACAAGGAACTGAAAAAGGGTGTCATACCAAACCCGAAAGCATGGCTTCTCAGGGTGACGGTGAACGAGTGCAGTAGCTTATGGCGTTATCGCCTGCGCAGGAACACCCTCAGTCTGGAAGATGTCAGTGACATACCCGTTCAGCCTGCCGACCGCGAGATATGGCAGCTGGTGATGGAACTTCCGCCGAAGTACAGAGATGTGATATACCTTTATTATTATGAGGAGCTTACAGCTGATGAGATAGCAGAGGTCACTAAGACAAGACCTTCAACTGTGCGCTCACAGCTGAAACGCGGCAGAGAAAAGCTGAAAGGTCAGCTTGAACAGGAAGGGAGCGGACGTTATGAAACAGATGAGATTTTTGGATAA
- a CDS encoding serine hydrolase domain-containing protein, translating into MTAEELHRMVEESKGNESNICQIYAMKDGATFYEDSWRGFGTADTANVMSVTKGVMAVLAGIAADKGFIGGTKDKVLDYFPGYKVKRGEKTIYDVTLEHLLTMTAPYKYRSEPWKKVCTSDDWTVAALDLLGGRSGITGDFKYATLGIQIFAGVIEKASGMRCIDFANEYLFKPLGIPEHRVHGDSSKEDQFDFLMNKNPRENEWYSDPQGTVTAGWGLTLSARDMAKIGQMMLNGGKYGGAQVVSEKWVEKMTSPLQKLPETFGGLYYGYLWYTIDESGKVCAAIGDGGNLIYVNREKNISVGVTGTFKPRIFDRVEFVEKNVLGLISGI; encoded by the coding sequence ATGACAGCAGAAGAGTTACACAGAATGGTTGAAGAAAGCAAGGGAAATGAGAGCAATATCTGCCAGATATATGCGATGAAAGACGGTGCGACGTTCTATGAAGACAGCTGGCGGGGCTTCGGGACGGCGGACACTGCGAACGTTATGTCGGTGACGAAAGGCGTGATGGCAGTGCTTGCGGGTATCGCGGCGGACAAGGGATTTATCGGCGGAACGAAAGATAAGGTGCTTGACTATTTTCCAGGATACAAGGTCAAGCGGGGCGAAAAGACCATCTATGATGTGACGCTTGAACATCTGCTGACGATGACAGCGCCCTACAAGTACAGGAGCGAACCTTGGAAAAAGGTATGTACTTCGGATGACTGGACGGTAGCCGCTCTTGATCTTCTTGGGGGAAGATCGGGGATAACAGGGGATTTCAAGTATGCAACTCTCGGAATACAGATATTTGCGGGCGTGATAGAAAAAGCCTCGGGCATGAGATGCATAGACTTTGCCAACGAATACCTGTTCAAGCCGCTGGGGATACCCGAGCACAGGGTACACGGTGACAGTTCAAAGGAAGATCAGTTCGATTTCCTGATGAATAAGAACCCTCGGGAAAACGAGTGGTACAGCGACCCTCAGGGAACGGTAACTGCGGGCTGGGGTCTGACACTTTCGGCGAGGGATATGGCTAAGATAGGACAGATGATGTTGAACGGCGGAAAGTACGGCGGTGCGCAGGTGGTATCGGAAAAGTGGGTGGAGAAGATGACCTCGCCTTTGCAGAAACTGCCTGAAACTTTCGGGGGACTGTACTACGGATATTTATGGTATACTATCGATGAGAGCGGCAAAGTTTGCGCTGCAATCGGGGATGGTGGAAATCTGATATACGTGAACAGAGAGAAGAATATATCTGTTGGGGTGACAGGGACGTTCAAACCGAGGATATTTGACAGAGTGGAATTTGTGGAGAAAAATGTTCTTGGGTTGATATCGGGGATATGA
- the rpoC gene encoding DNA-directed RNA polymerase subunit beta' — translation MDFNVFESIKIGLASPEKIREWSYGEVTRPETINYRTQKPEKDGLFCERIFGPHKDWECHCGKYKKIRFKGKICERCGVEVTRAKVRRERMGHIELAAPVSHIWYFKGTPSRIGQMLEISQKRLEEVLYFTKYVVIDPGNTELEKGKLLTEQEYNDLLVKYDESDFKAGMGAEAIKQLLEEIDLDQLSNELKEELKELPAGQKKIKLLKRLEIVEAFRASGNRPEWMILDVVPVIPPDIRPMVMLDGGRYATSDLNDLYRRVINRNNRLKRMLELEAPDIIVRNEKRMLQEAVDALIDNGRHGRPVTGPNNRAFKSLSDMLKGKQGRFRQNLLGKRVDYSGRSVIVVGPELKMYQCGLPKEMALELFKPFVMKRLVDTNPQINIKSARKAVERARPEVWDALENVIQGHPVMLNRAPTLHRLGIQAFEPILVEGRAIKLHPLVCTAFNADFDGDQMAVHLPISVEAQAEARFLMLAANNLLKPSDGRPVAVPSQDMLLGSYYLTLQKTGEPGEGKVFRDVNEAIMAYDNHDVTLHAAIKVRITRQIGDKTVSKIIDATVGRLIFNSIIPQNLGYVDRTSSEKQFDLEVNFLVKKKQLGDIIDRCIQRHGTTTTSEVLDNIKALGYKYSTKSAITVAVCDADIPASKKDILAEADALVEKVDKQYKRGYISREEKSKKFIEIWNAATDKVTDALKASYDTEHNPIHMMADSGARGSINQIRQLAGMRGLIANTSGSTIEMPIRANYREGLNILEYFISSRGARKGLADTALRTADSGYLTRRLVDVSQDVIIRHKDCGTTVGIEIFDIKNGNEMIEPLSERLVGRYLVESLKDPKTGELICSKDKLISEHDAAKIVAALEEEGKTSIQIRSVLQCKARNGVCAKCYGANLANGNIVQVGEAVGVISAQSIGEPGTQLTMRTFHTGGIASAEDITQGLPRVEELFESRKPKGAAIISKIGGVVRIEEIKKTKQITVTEDIIPDGRIEPAFETYPIPYGYKIRVRDGQTVIPGEPLTEGSINPADILAVNGEKAVQNYIITEVQKVYRLQGVDINDKHIEVIVRQMMRKVKIDDPGSSYRLPGELVDKYEVDRLNEEIQAQIDAGDESARLITTLPVLQGITKASSYSDSFLSAASFQETTKALTDAAIRGKTDKLQGLKENVIIGKLIPAGTGMDVYNKVEIVKNESGAHTAPTESFI, via the coding sequence TTGGATTTTAATGTATTTGAATCAATAAAGATCGGTCTGGCATCTCCCGAAAAGATCAGAGAATGGTCATACGGTGAGGTCACAAGACCCGAAACCATAAATTACCGTACACAGAAGCCTGAAAAGGATGGTCTGTTCTGCGAAAGGATATTCGGACCGCACAAGGACTGGGAGTGTCACTGCGGTAAGTACAAGAAGATCCGTTTCAAGGGCAAGATATGCGAACGCTGCGGCGTTGAGGTAACAAGGGCTAAGGTAAGACGTGAGAGAATGGGTCACATCGAACTGGCTGCACCTGTATCACATATCTGGTACTTCAAGGGCACACCCTCCCGCATCGGTCAGATGCTGGAGATCTCCCAGAAAAGACTGGAAGAAGTGCTGTATTTCACAAAGTATGTAGTAATAGACCCCGGCAACACCGAGCTTGAAAAGGGCAAGCTGCTTACTGAGCAGGAGTATAACGATCTGCTGGTAAAGTATGACGAGAGCGATTTCAAGGCAGGCATGGGTGCTGAGGCTATCAAGCAGCTGCTGGAGGAGATCGACCTCGATCAGCTTTCAAATGAACTGAAGGAAGAGCTCAAGGAGCTGCCTGCAGGTCAGAAGAAGATCAAGCTGCTGAAAAGACTGGAGATCGTAGAGGCATTCAGGGCTTCGGGCAACAGACCCGAATGGATGATACTGGACGTTGTTCCTGTTATCCCCCCCGATATCAGACCTATGGTAATGCTGGACGGCGGCAGATACGCTACCTCCGACCTGAACGATCTTTACAGAAGAGTTATAAACAGAAACAACCGTCTTAAAAGGATGCTGGAACTGGAAGCTCCCGATATCATCGTAAGAAATGAAAAGAGAATGCTCCAGGAAGCTGTTGACGCACTGATCGACAACGGCAGACACGGCAGACCTGTTACAGGTCCTAACAACAGAGCGTTCAAGTCCCTTTCGGATATGCTGAAAGGTAAGCAGGGACGTTTCCGTCAGAACCTGCTGGGTAAGCGTGTTGACTACTCAGGACGTTCCGTTATCGTCGTAGGCCCCGAGCTGAAAATGTATCAGTGCGGTCTGCCTAAGGAGATGGCACTGGAGCTGTTCAAGCCCTTCGTTATGAAGAGACTTGTTGACACAAATCCTCAGATCAATATAAAGAGCGCAAGAAAAGCAGTCGAGAGAGCACGCCCCGAGGTATGGGACGCTCTGGAGAACGTTATCCAGGGTCACCCTGTAATGCTGAACCGTGCGCCTACACTGCACAGACTGGGTATCCAGGCATTCGAGCCCATACTCGTTGAGGGCAGAGCTATCAAGCTGCACCCTCTGGTTTGTACAGCGTTCAACGCCGACTTCGACGGCGACCAGATGGCGGTACATCTGCCTATATCCGTTGAGGCACAGGCTGAGGCAAGATTCCTCATGCTGGCTGCTAACAACCTGCTGAAGCCTTCGGATGGACGTCCTGTGGCTGTTCCTTCTCAGGATATGCTGCTGGGTTCATACTACCTGACTCTCCAGAAGACAGGCGAACCCGGTGAAGGCAAGGTGTTCAGAGATGTCAACGAGGCTATCATGGCTTATGATAACCACGATGTTACTCTCCACGCAGCTATCAAGGTAAGGATCACACGTCAGATCGGTGACAAGACAGTATCCAAGATCATCGACGCTACTGTGGGAAGACTTATCTTCAACTCCATTATCCCCCAGAATCTGGGCTATGTTGACAGAACAAGCTCCGAGAAGCAGTTCGACCTGGAAGTAAACTTCCTCGTAAAGAAGAAGCAGCTGGGCGATATCATCGACAGATGTATACAGAGACACGGTACTACAACTACTTCCGAAGTTCTTGATAACATCAAGGCACTGGGCTATAAGTACTCCACCAAGTCTGCCATAACCGTTGCGGTATGCGATGCAGATATCCCCGCTTCAAAGAAGGATATCCTCGCAGAAGCCGATGCACTGGTCGAAAAGGTAGACAAGCAGTACAAGAGAGGTTATATCTCAAGAGAAGAAAAGTCCAAGAAGTTCATCGAGATCTGGAACGCTGCTACTGATAAGGTAACAGATGCACTGAAGGCAAGCTACGACACCGAGCACAATCCTATCCATATGATGGCGGACTCCGGTGCCCGTGGTTCGATAAACCAGATAAGACAGCTCGCAGGTATGCGTGGTCTGATCGCCAATACATCGGGTTCTACCATCGAGATGCCTATCAGAGCTAACTACCGTGAAGGTCTTAACATACTGGAATACTTCATATCCTCCCGAGGCGCACGTAAGGGTCTGGCTGATACCGCTCTGCGTACCGCTGACTCGGGTTACCTGACAAGACGTCTTGTTGACGTATCTCAGGACGTTATCATCAGACACAAGGACTGCGGCACTACCGTTGGTATCGAGATATTCGATATCAAGAACGGCAACGAAATGATCGAGCCTCTGAGCGAGAGACTTGTGGGCAGATACCTTGTTGAATCCCTCAAGGATCCCAAGACAGGCGAGCTGATCTGCTCCAAGGATAAGCTGATAAGCGAGCACGATGCTGCCAAGATCGTTGCTGCACTGGAAGAAGAGGGCAAGACCTCTATCCAGATCAGATCGGTACTGCAGTGTAAGGCAAGAAACGGCGTATGCGCTAAGTGCTACGGCGCTAACCTGGCAAACGGCAATATAGTACAGGTCGGTGAAGCTGTCGGCGTTATCTCCGCACAGTCCATCGGTGAGCCCGGTACACAGCTGACCATGAGAACATTCCATACCGGTGGTATCGCATCGGCAGAAGATATCACACAGGGTCTTCCCCGTGTCGAGGAACTGTTCGAGTCCAGAAAGCCCAAGGGCGCAGCTATCATCTCCAAGATCGGCGGCGTAGTTCGTATCGAGGAGATCAAGAAGACAAAGCAGATCACCGTAACAGAGGATATCATTCCCGACGGACGCATCGAGCCCGCATTCGAGACTTATCCTATACCTTACGGCTACAAGATCAGGGTTAGAGACGGTCAGACCGTTATACCCGGTGAGCCTCTCACCGAGGGTTCGATCAACCCTGCTGATATACTGGCTGTTAACGGCGAAAAGGCTGTACAGAACTACATCATCACCGAAGTTCAGAAGGTTTACCGTCTGCAGGGTGTTGATATCAACGATAAGCATATCGAAGTTATCGTTCGTCAGATGATGAGAAAAGTCAAGATCGACGATCCGGGTTCAAGCTACAGACTTCCCGGCGAACTGGTTGACAAGTACGAAGTTGACAGGCTCAACGAAGAGATACAGGCACAGATCGATGCAGGCGACGAGAGCGCAAGACTCATCACAACACTGCCTGTTCTCCAGGGTATCACCAAGGCTTCCAGCTACTCCGACAGCTTCCTTTCCGCAGCGTCCTTCCAGGAGACCACAAAGGCTCTTACCGACGCAGCTATCAGAGGCAAGACGGATAAGCTCCAGGGCCTTAAAGAAAATGTTATCATCGGTAAGCTCATACCCGCAGGTACAGGTATGGACGTTTACAACAAGGTTGAGATCGTCAAGAACGAGAGCGGCGCACATACTGCTCCCACTGAATCGTTCATCTGA